One window of the Alphaproteobacteria bacterium genome contains the following:
- a CDS encoding DUF6111 family protein, whose product MLRKLLQYLPFFLPFIGYAIYVVVARASGRDASWRRAPWLWLTALGLLLTIFAFVAFWALDQGGDTGGTYVPPRLENGRVVPGQIVPSDR is encoded by the coding sequence ATGCTACGCAAGTTACTCCAGTACCTGCCGTTCTTTTTGCCGTTTATCGGCTACGCCATTTATGTGGTCGTTGCGCGCGCCAGCGGACGCGATGCGTCGTGGCGGAGAGCGCCGTGGCTATGGCTGACGGCCTTGGGTTTGTTGCTAACGATCTTTGCCTTTGTCGCTTTTTGGGCTTTGGACCAAGGTGGCGATACGGGGGGCACCTACGTCCCGCCCCGTCTCGAGAACGGCCGGGTCGTCCCCGGGCAGATCGTACCGAGCGACCGATGA